The Bubalus bubalis isolate 160015118507 breed Murrah chromosome 2, NDDB_SH_1, whole genome shotgun sequence genome includes the window gataagaaagattttctcagtgatcaagggacagaaatagaggaaaacaatagaatgggaaagactagagatctcttcaaaaaaatgagagaatccaagggaacatttcatgcaaatatgggcacaataaagaacagagattttatggacctaaaagaagtagaatatattaagaaaaggtggcaaaaacacacagaagaactatataaaaagggTCTTCCTGACATAGATAACCACGATcgtgtgatcactcccctagagccagacatcctggagtctgaagtcaagtgggcctcatgaagcatcactacaaacaaagctagtggagatgatggaattccagctgagctattgcatatcctaaaagatgatgttgtgaaagtgctgcaactcaatatgccagcaaatttggaaaactcatcagtggccacaggattggaaaagatcaattttcattctaacGCCAAAGAAAAGtgatgttaaagaatgttcaaactactgcacaattgcactcatcttctTGCTAGTaatgtaatgtttaaaattctccactccagtgttctggcctggagagtcccagggacggtggagcctggtgggctgccgtctatggggtcgcacagagtcggacacgactgaagcgacttaacataacctaacataacataacataaaCTCAGTTTAAATAGGAGAACAGAACACCCGAGTCCTGTGTTCCCCTTCCAATCTCTCCTTCGGGTGGTCTGTACTGGGTCTCATTGATAGAGCGGTTTTTCAAAGCTCTTCCGGCAGCGACGCTCGAGAGCGCGGGTTCTCGCGAGATCGCCGCCGGAAGTGGGTGGCTGCGGAGGCTCAGAGACTTCTCTCCCCGGAAGCCGCTCGTTTCTTCGGAGCTGCTGCAGCCGTCCGCCCCTTGGCGCTCTCCCCAGGGAAAGAGCTCACCGGACGCGGCCCTTCCCAGCGCCGAGCTCGCCCCTTTGGCTTCACCAGCTGTACAGAGGCGCGGCCCAGCCGGCTGAGCCCCCGAAATCCCCGGCTCCTCCCTCCCTTCGTCTGCTGCAGTTAGGCCGCGCCCAGAGGCCCAGTCCGCGGCAGCTCCTGCGGGTGATGCCAAATACAGCCATGAAGAAAAAGGTGCTGTTAATGGGGAAGAGCGGGTCGGGGAAGACCAGCATGAGGTCGATTATCTTTGCCAATTACATCGCTTGCGACACCTGGCGCCTGGGTGCCACCATTTCTGTGGAGCACTCCCACATCCGATTCCTGGGCAACTTGGTGCTGAATCTGTGGGACTGTGGCGGTCAGGACACCTTCATGGAAAATTACTTCACCAGCCAGCGAGACAACATCTTCCGTAATGTCGAGGTTCTGATTTACGTGTTCGACGTGGAGAGCTGCGAACTGGAAAAGGACATGCATTATTACCAGTCGTGTCTGGAGGCCATCCTCCAGAATGCTCCTGATGCCAAAATCTTCTGCTTGGTGCACAAGATGGATCTGGTTGAGGAAGATCAGCGTGACCTGATTTTTAAAGAGCGAGAGGAAGACCTGAGGCGTTTGTCTCGCCCTCTGGAGTGTGCTTGTTTTCGAACGTCCATCTGGGATGAAACGCTCTACAAAGCCTGGTCCAGTATTGTCTATCATCTGATTCCAAATGTCCAGCAGCTGGAGATGAATCTCAGGAATTTTGCCCAGATTATTGAGGCCGATGAAGTTCTGCTGTTTGAAAGAGCCACGTTCTTGGTCATCTCCCATTACCAGTGCAAAGAGCAGCATGATGTCCACCGATTCGAGAAGATCAGCAACATAATTCAGCAGTTCAAGCTGAGCTGCAGTAAATTGGCCGCTTCTTTCCAGAGCATGGAAGTTAGGAATTCTAACTTCGCTGCTTTCATCGACATCTTCACATCAAACACGTACGTGATGGTGGTTATGTCGGATCCGTCAATCCCGTCTGCGGCTACTCTGATCAACA containing:
- the LOC102393861 gene encoding ras-related GTP-binding protein A-like — protein: MPNTAMKKKVLLMGKSGSGKTSMRSIIFANYIACDTWRLGATISVEHSHIRFLGNLVLNLWDCGGQDTFMENYFTSQRDNIFRNVEVLIYVFDVESCELEKDMHYYQSCLEAILQNAPDAKIFCLVHKMDLVEEDQRDLIFKEREEDLRRLSRPLECACFRTSIWDETLYKAWSSIVYHLIPNVQQLEMNLRNFAQIIEADEVLLFERATFLVISHYQCKEQHDVHRFEKISNIIQQFKLSCSKLAASFQSMEVRNSNFAAFIDIFTSNTYVMVVMSDPSIPSAATLINIRNARKHFEKLEKVDGPKHSLHMH